In Oncorhynchus kisutch isolate 150728-3 linkage group LG5, Okis_V2, whole genome shotgun sequence, a genomic segment contains:
- the LOC109882609 gene encoding plasticin, which yields MSHPSMIHHSGRASTSYRRTFGVPNPISISSYSPSYSSVNSRKPMSSGHYMRSMSPVVSSRSSNYHHQQRQRSSTQLPRLTYEKVDFQLADAVNAEFLATRSNEKVELQDLNDRFASFIDKVHYLEQQNSGLQQELSQFKGQLQEGKPNRATELFQEELRELRRQLDHVGKERDQYQVERDNLAEDMNLLKQRLDEENQKRAEVESNLIVFRKDVDDATLSRLELERKIESLMDEIEFLKKLHEEEIQDVQVSVQTQQMKMEVEQTARPDLAAALKDIRAQYENIASKNMHESEEWYKSKFADLTDSAKRNTDALRQAKQEQNEHRRQMQSLNCEIDALKSTNEALLRQMREMEGQFGVEANNYQDNVGRLEEEMHHLKDEMARHLREYQDLLNVKMALDIEIATYRKLLEGEESRIIVPMHPSQYGRSGDRAYDHTPDTPKRKPVVIKTVETRDGEVVKESKTEKERSEMDGSHGRNERDHDRNGRDD from the exons ATGAGCCACCCTTCAATGATCCACCATTCAGGCCGCGCCTCCACTTCTTATCGCCGCACGTTCGGGGTCCCCaaccccatctccatctcctcctacTCTCCTTCCTACTCATCTGTCAACTCCCGCAAGCCAATGTCCAGCGGGCACTACATGCGCTCCATGTCGCCCGTGGTGTCCTCTCGCTCCTCCAACTACCACCACCAGCAGCGGCAGCGCTCCAGCACCCAGCTGCCCCGTCTCACCTACGAAAAGGTGGACTTCCAGCTGGCCGATGCGGTCAACGCAGAGTTCCTGGCCACCCGCAGCAACGAGAAGGTGGAGCTGCAGGACCTCAACGACCGCTTCGCCAGCTTCATTGACAAGGTGCACTACCTGGAGCAGCAGAACAGCGGGCTGCAGCAAGAGCTGAGCCAGTTCAAGGGCCAGCTGCAGGAGGGAAAGCCCAACCGGGCCACCGAGCTCTTCCAGGAGGAGTTGAGGGAGCTGAGGCGCCAGCTGGACCACGtgggcaaggagagggaccagTACCAGGTTGAGAGGGACAACCTGGCCGAAGACATGAACCTCCTCAAACAGAG GCTGGATGAGGAGAATCAGAAGAGGGCTGAGGTTGAGAGTAACCTGATTGTCTTCCGCAAA GACGTGGATGATGCAACTCTGTCTCGCCTGGAGCTGGAGAGGAAGATCGAGTCTCTGATGGATGAGATTGAGTTCCTCAAAAAGCTGCATGAAGAG GAGATCCAGGACGTGCAGGTGAGTGTCCAGACGCAGCAGATGAAGATGGAGGTGGAACAGACTGCCAGGCCTGACCTGGCCGCTGCCCTCAAGGACATCAGGGCCCAGTACGAGAACATTGCCTCCAAGAACATGCATGAGTCTGAGGAGTGGTACAAGTCCAAG TTTGCTGACCTGACGGACTCTGCCAAGCGTAACACTGATGCTCTGAGGCAGGCCAAGCAGGAGCAAAATGAGCATAGGAGGCAGATGCAGTCCCTCAACTGTGAGATCGATGCACTGAAGAGCACG AACGAGGCTCTGCTGAGGCAGATGCGTGAGATGGAAGGCCAGTTTGGCGTGGAAGCCAATAACTACCAGGACAACGTGGGTCGCCTGGAGGAGGAGATGCACCACCTGAAGGACGAGATGGCCCGCCACCTGAGGGAGTACCAGGACCTGCTCAATGTCAAGATGGCCCTGGACATAGAGATCGCCACTTACCGCAAGctgctggagggagaggagagcag GATTATTGTTCCCATGCATCCCTCCCAGTACGGCCGTAGTGGTGATAGGG CCTATGACCACACCCCAGACACCCCTAAAAGGAAGCCTGTGGTGATTAAGACAGTGGAGACTCGTGATGGAGAG gTGGTGAAGGAGTCAAagacggagaaggagaggagcgAGATGGATGGCAGCCATGGCAGGAATGAAAGGGACCATGATAGGAATGGCAGGGATGACTAG